Part of the Spiribacter salinus M19-40 genome, ACCCACCAAGACCGGATACGGAGCGGTAGTTCAGCTGGTTAGAATGCCGGCCTGTCACGCCGGAGGTCGCGGGTTCAAATCCCGTCCGCTCCGCCATTAATCCCATCATCAGGAAGGCGCCAATGGCGCCTTTTTGATTTTACGGTAGTTGAACATGCTGCTAGCTATCAGAGATCGCACCCGCGGTTGGATTGCCTACCTGATCGTTGCCCTGCTGGTCGTCCCGTTCGCCCTCTTTGGCCTCTACAACTATGTCGGCAACGGCGGCGGTGAGCGAACCGTTGCCACCGTCGACGGTGAGGAAATCACCAGCACTCAGCTTGACGAGGCGTTTCAGGCGCGCCAGTCCGAATTGCGGGAAGTGCTGGGTGACCGGTTTGACTCCCGACTTTTTGACAGCGATCAGATCCGGCGCGAAGCACTGGATCAGCTCATTGACCGTCAGCTTTTGCTGAACCATGCCGAGGCGACGGGGATACAGGTCAGCGATGCGGACGTTGCCACCTACATTCGCAGTCGCGAATTCTTCGAAAGCGACGGCGCTTTCTCGGTAGACCGTTACCGGGATGTTCTCCAGCAGAATCGATTGACTCCCGACCGTTACGAAGCGCAGGTCCGTCAAGATCTCACAACCAATCTGCTTCGCCGGGTGGTGGAGTCCAGTGCCTACACATCTGATTGGGAGCTTGACCGGCTCATTGCGCTGCAGCAGCAGCGGCGTGAGATTGGCTGGGTGAGCGTGGACGCTGATGCCTACCAGAACGCGGTTGAGCTCACCGAAAATGAACTCGAGGCCTGGTATGCGGACAACGCGGAGCGATTCCGGCGCCCTGCGCGGGTGAAGTTGCGCTATCTCTCTTTGGATCCGGAAGCGCTCGCTGAAGAAATGACGGTCAGTGAAGAGGAGATTCAGGCGGCTTACGATGAGCGTCTGGCTTCGCTAGAGGCGTCCGGTGAACGGACGGTTCGCCACATACTCGTGCAGGTGCCTCGCGATGCGGATGAGACCGAGGTTGCGGAGGCCCGGGAGGCCATAGAGTCTGCCCGTGCGCGCATTAAGGGCGGTGAACCCTTCGAGGCAGTCGCCGAGGCCGTTTCGGACGATACGGGCTCTGCGCGGCGGGGCGGTGATCTGGGTCGGGTCGCTCGAGACGATCTCGCGCCGGCGTTTGCAGAAGCTGCCTGGTCGCTGGATCCGCAGGAACTCAGCGATCCTGTTCGCACCGACTTCGGCATTCATTTGATTGAAGTCACCAATGCCCCGGGTAGCGATCAGCCGAGCCTGGCGGCGCTTGAAGATGAATTGCGACAAGAAGTTGCACTGGATAAAGCCGAGCGCGCCGTGTTCGAGCGAGGCAACCAGCTGGAGACCCTGGCGTTCGAGAACCCGGACACCCTGGCGCCGGCGGCTGAGGCACTAGGCGTTGATGTCTCGCAGAGTGACTGGATACCGCAGGGCGGCACCGAATCCGGTATTGGCAGCGAGCCGGCGGTTTTAGATGCGGCGTTCAGCGATGCGTTGCTTGAGGATCGGGAAAACAGTGATTTGATCGAACTAAACGACGA contains:
- a CDS encoding SurA N-terminal domain-containing protein, coding for MLLAIRDRTRGWIAYLIVALLVVPFALFGLYNYVGNGGGERTVATVDGEEITSTQLDEAFQARQSELREVLGDRFDSRLFDSDQIRREALDQLIDRQLLLNHAEATGIQVSDADVATYIRSREFFESDGAFSVDRYRDVLQQNRLTPDRYEAQVRQDLTTNLLRRVVESSAYTSDWELDRLIALQQQRREIGWVSVDADAYQNAVELTENELEAWYADNAERFRRPARVKLRYLSLDPEALAEEMTVSEEEIQAAYDERLASLEASGERTVRHILVQVPRDADETEVAEAREAIESARARIKGGEPFEAVAEAVSDDTGSARRGGDLGRVARDDLAPAFAEAAWSLDPQELSDPVRTDFGIHLIEVTNAPGSDQPSLAALEDELRQEVALDKAERAVFERGNQLETLAFENPDTLAPAAEALGVDVSQSDWIPQGGTESGIGSEPAVLDAAFSDALLEDRENSDLIELNDETYVVLRVDQYEDERVPPLSDVRDEAREAFRNERALTLAKAQAESLAGDLRSGSDPVSVANGVRGAEGHAPRLASRNNRDLPGGVRERAFRLYLGDSNERAVGVASASGGWAAVLLTDIEAGDPDAADAEQREQLRSTINGLDSRDGFRSVLAALRADADVEIREDSL